Part of the Pedosphaera parvula Ellin514 genome, CCGGGATCGTTCGCGCCCCATTCAATTCATTTTCGCCGGCAAGGCGCATCCCCGGGATGATGATGGCAAGCGTTACATCCAGCATATCATCCATCTCAGCAAGTATAGCGACATGCAGGGACACCTCGTCTTCATCGAGAACTACGACGTCCATGTCGCCCGGCAGATGGTTTCCGGGTGCGATATCTGGCTGAACAATCCACGTCGTCCGCTCGAAGCTTCTGGCACCAGTGGCATGAAGGCGGGTTGCCACGGTTGCTTGAACTTGAGCATCCTGGACGGATGGTGGCGTGAGGGTTATGACGGAACCAATGGTTTCGCTATCGGAACGGATGCCCATGCGGATTCAGTCGAAGAACAGGACCGCATCGACAGCACGAACCTGTTTAAGGCCTTGACCGAGGATGTCATCCCGACCTTCTTCGACCGCGATGCGAAAGGCCTGCCCAAGCGTTGGATCCAGATGGTTCGCCGGGCCATGGTGACCTTGGTGCCGCAATTCACGACCCGCCGCATGGTCAAGGAATATACCGAGAAGTATTACGTGACCAAATAAGTCGCGGAAATTCAAAATCTCATAAAAGCCGGAGGCTGAATCGCTCCGGCTTTTATCTTTATTGATTGGACAATTCGGTTAAGTTGAATCGTGGTAACTGACATTAAATCTTATACTTCTGAAGAGCTGCAAGCCCGCTTTAAGGAATTGAACCAACCGGGCTATCGTGTGGGGCAACTTTTGGAATGGCTGTATGTTCATCGCGTGGCCAGTTGGGATGCGATGACAAATTTGCCCAAGGGGCTGCGGGAGGTATTGCAAAAGGAATTTACCCTTCAAACCCTGGAATTGGTGCGCCGGCAGGGTTCACGCGATACGACGCAGAAGTTTCTTTGGAAATTGAATGACGGGGCTATGATTGAAAGCGTGCTGATCCCGGCGAATCCGGCACTTTATGGTGAGGCAAGCGATCGGCATACACTCTGTGTTTCCACACAGGTCGGTTGCGCCTATGGATGCAAATTTTGCGCCAGCGGTTTGGAAGGTTGGAAACGCAATTTACGGGTCGAGGAAATTGTGGAGCAGATTCTGGCCATCGAACGGTGGAACGCTGCTGAGGAAGCCAAAGGTTCCAAACCGCCTGAGGCAAATCCCAAGCCGAAAACGACAGAAGTGACGCGTTTCATCAATAACCTTGTCATCATGGGCATGGGTGAGCCGCTGGCCAATTACGAGAATTTGCTCAAGGCTCTCCGGATTTTGAATGCGCCTTGGGGTGGGGGGATCGGAGCGCGAAAAATTACGATTTCGACGAGCGGCCTCGCGCCGCAGATTCGCAAGCTGGCGGATGATCCATTGCAGTTCCGCCTGGCCATCTCCCTTCACGGCGCCACGGATGAGGTGCGGAATAAAATCATGCCGGTGAATAAAAAATATCCTCTCAAGGAATTGACGGCCGCCTGCGAATATTATCAGCAGAAAAAAGACCGCATGATCACCTTTGAATACATTTTGATTGCTGGTGTGAATGATGGTTTGGACCAGGTGAAGCCGCTGGCACAACTGGCGCATCGACTGAATGCA contains:
- the rlmN gene encoding 23S rRNA (adenine(2503)-C(2))-methyltransferase RlmN, whose protein sequence is MVTDIKSYTSEELQARFKELNQPGYRVGQLLEWLYVHRVASWDAMTNLPKGLREVLQKEFTLQTLELVRRQGSRDTTQKFLWKLNDGAMIESVLIPANPALYGEASDRHTLCVSTQVGCAYGCKFCASGLEGWKRNLRVEEIVEQILAIERWNAAEEAKGSKPPEANPKPKTTEVTRFINNLVIMGMGEPLANYENLLKALRILNAPWGGGIGARKITISTSGLAPQIRKLADDPLQFRLAISLHGATDEVRNKIMPVNKKYPLKELTAACEYYQQKKDRMITFEYILIAGVNDGLDQVKPLAQLAHRLNAKVNLIPYNKVEDLTWERPTEAAQEAFLATLEKERVVATLRREKGHDIDAACGQLRLKTEREMAAKAS